The nucleotide window TTGCGAAAAGAAAAGCACACAATacttttgttttccatatattttaattaacaattaaaaaaaaaattaaataaaaaattcatacttatttcaaaaagaaaagtttacaatgaaaataataggaggaaaaaaaatatctttagtAACTAACTCCACTGCACACCAGTTTAGTTTTCATTTCTACATGACGAGACTACTACCGTACGTACTATTACTTCTAAAATCTattaaagattatttttttttattttgtttaaaaaaaaaacatttggacTTGATGCTGTTGATGTTCTTAAGAGATGTtaatgctgttttgttgttgtagttgggGGGCTAATGTTAATTTTATTGCTGCTGTTTTAAACATTATGACATCAGACTGTGCTACCGGCAGCTTGTCTTAGCAATACATAGATTTTCTCCTTGATCCATTCTTTGTTATAGGGCGCATAGGTGTTTGTTGATTTTTGGTATACCAAACAGCTAATGTCGGCCAATTGATCTAGGAAGTCAAACAGTTGACTGATATCGTAGGTGATGGTGGGTGTATTGGGGTTAATACGTTtcaaatgttcttcgtaaatgCGACAAACACCTTCCATGCAGTCGTTGACACTGTCGTAGTCACTGTAGGTGCGTGTTTCTGGTCGTGTACCAGGTTGTACTAGCAGAATTGTGTGAGACATGTTTGTTGGTTGTTTTGTTCTACTCCTCacaattggaaataaaaaaatgtcagaCTGTTTTTTTCAGCGTTTAACTTTTTTCACAAGACTTTTCTGGCaaggttttttttcatttgtttttccgCTTTTTTTGTCTAcaaattttgttagaattttaaTTTAGCTGGGTGTTAACTTTGTGCTTAAACTTGTTTATTTACCTTTAAtctgttgtttatttgtttaattagacgaagaattagaaaaattttaagaaaatataaaaaaaagagtttgtataaaattttttgcttaTTCTTGTTAATAGCTGTCAATTTGTATACGGCATTTTTTCTATGACAGCATTGCCAGTTTGAAGTTGGTTTGTTCTATGGAAGAGTTGTATTTTGTTAGTAGTAGCAGTTGTGGTTGGTTACATAGAGTTGCCAGTCGAAATGTAATTTGCTTGTTTAACCTCATAGAAAAATGTTAGTAAATACtagttaattttaacaaaacaattggATTTTTGGCAGCAGTAAGTAATAGCAGTTTGTATTTCTATATTacattgatttttttgattaaattaataAGAATTTAACATCAATTTCAATAG belongs to Calliphora vicina chromosome 4, idCalVici1.1, whole genome shotgun sequence and includes:
- the e(r) gene encoding enhancer of rudimentary homolog, which encodes MSHTILLVQPGTRPETRTYSDYDSVNDCMEGVCRIYEEHLKRINPNTPTITYDISQLFDFLDQLADISCLVYQKSTNTYAPYNKEWIKEKIYVLLRQAAGSTV